Proteins encoded in a region of the Quercus lobata isolate SW786 chromosome 8, ValleyOak3.0 Primary Assembly, whole genome shotgun sequence genome:
- the LOC115957993 gene encoding epsin-2-like, producing the protein MSSEIFHEFKRQASYFFTEKIKTARLALTDVTPAELMTEEATKGNTGPPDIRTMGVISRAAFEVDDYWRIVEILHKRLFKFDRTNWRDFYKALILLEHLLTHGPRRVAEEFQCDKDVIKEIGNFQYIDERGFNWGLKVKDSSERVLKLLESETLLKEERARARKLTHGIEGFGSFSQRSSSKDAIMKDSSFQRFGRSNSHCNDDQNPENELLVSSESLIKQGTRTAQQTHEGINSVLKEPENESDPWVGRSSSHCNDHQNPENESLISSKSLIKQGTRTAQQTHEGINLVPKEPENETHPWVSQGIRLRINV; encoded by the exons ATGAGCAGTGAAATTTTCCATGAATTCAAGAGGCAAGCTTCCTATTTCTTCACGGAGAAGATTAAAACTGCCCGATTGGCTCTGACAGATGTTACACCTGCAGAATT AATGACAGAAGAAGCTACAAAAGGAAATACAGGGCCACCAGACATACGTACCATGGGAGTGATATCTCGGGCTGCCTTTGAAGTTGATGATTATTGGAGAATTGTGGAGATTCTACACAAGAG GTTGTTTAAATTTGATAGAACGAATTGGCGAGATTTTTACAAGGCTCTAATTCTATTGGAACACCTTCTAACCCATGGACCACGGAGAGTTGCTGAGGAGTTTCAGTGTGATAAAGATGTTATTAAGGAGATTGGAAACTTTCAGTATATCGACGAGAGAGG ATTCAACTGGGGATTGAAGGTTAAAGACTCATCTGAGAGGGTATTGAAGCTTCTTGAAAGTGAGACACTTCTCAAGGAAGAGAGGGCTAGAGCTCGAAAGCTAACACATGGGATTGAGGGGTTTGGGAGCTTCAGTCAGCGGTCCTCTTCAAAAGATGCAATCATGAAAGACTCATCTTTTCAAAGATTTGGGAGATCTAATTCTCACTGTAATGATGATCAAAATCCCGAAAATGAGTTATTGGTCTCAAGCGAAAGTCTCATCAAGCAAGGGACTAGAACAGCACAGCAAACTCATGAGGGTATCAACTCAGTGCTTAAGGAGCCAGAAAATGAATCAGACCCCTGGGTTGGGAGATCTAGTTCACACTGTAACGATCATCAAAATCCCGAAAATGAGTCATTGATCTCAAGCAAAAGCCTCATCAAGCAAGGGACTAGAACAGCACAGCAAACTCATGAGGGTATTAACTTAGTGCCCAAGGAGCCAGAAAATGAAACACACCCATGGGTTTCCCAAGGAATTAGACTTCGGATAAATGTCTAA